A DNA window from Choristoneura fumiferana chromosome 24, NRCan_CFum_1, whole genome shotgun sequence contains the following coding sequences:
- the LOC141441592 gene encoding uncharacterized protein isoform X2, whose protein sequence is MRRDILNTVVKRTESRLLEGTDEVPSKLIDENPMYEDPRDLVGEKPPKPPRKRTIQAVAMTSPRPSRENKSLLKEQKRKLSKKYEGLITTLIGRCEESVVVIAEKDSQMLKLKDKLKTVLEYNKLFADENDQLKSQYSTLVEYVEECKTALKEERERNSELVAKCKELGDRVKQFDVPDKELTEAIPLVEVCMSCSSRQILLHQSREQTARLQRDMQGLKDVLYRLNVQLSRYQEKLRVNIQNIASEQDKSKVERSHLDSLIATSLGYKGTEVVNTEESQPKSGTEDQPQTARLVDLSGLLSAQALAPLFDAYQENLQEKDSLILDYEKQFEKINKKSKQIVDENKGLVEKVATLEQEVAQVRQSYKKLVVEKETADIERATLSERAERAESKLKEVYELYEDKMAAMMRDYETVHREYFGLKTALEASEGKMAQLNVLRTRTVPADLHERRLQHCSRLLEELKHQYSMENERKTEQIGKLQQQLRSSEERCGDAASALAATKDELTVALKNVRLYRKAAVIFRQRMRAAAARAQRVRRSVKTQNAEPLKRALDTLERIKREIKEVKSRAHCSLEELERRILEQERRAASAQVEYRRELERANLALEHKEGIIRSLIDKVADVEEVRLSQTNAHRLQGIVSDSSPERTGSPDEQDRAGKTPGPGYSQDRKRRERDRIK, encoded by the exons ATGAGAAGGGATATACTGAACACTGTTGTAAAGAGAACCGAGTCAAGATTGCTGGAGGGTACTGACGAGGTTCCCAGTAAATTGATTGATGAGAATCCAATGTATGAAGACCCTAGAGATCTTGTTG GAGAGAAACCCCCGAAGCCCCCGCGCAAGCGCACCATACAAGCCGTCGCGATGACGTCGCCGCGCCCCAGTCGCGAGAATAAATCCTTGCTCAAGGAACAGAAGAGGAAGCTGTCAAAGAAGTATGAGGGGCTCATAACGACGCTTATTGGTCGGTGCGAGGAGAGTGTGGTTGTG ATAGCAGAAAAAGACTCGCAAATGTTAAAACTCAAAGACAAACTAAAGACAGTGCTAGAGTACAACAAGCTGTTTGCCGACGAAAATGACCAGCTAAAGAGCCAGTACTCAACACTAGTGGAATACGTGGAAGAGTGTAAGACAGCGCTGAAGGAGGAAAGGGAAAGGAATAGCGAGTTAGTCGCTAAGTGCAAGGAGTTGGGCGATAGGGTGAAGCAGTTTGATGTACCTGACAAAG AGCTCACGGAAGCCATCCCGCTGGTGGAGGTATGCATGAGTTGCAGCAGCCGTCAAATCCTGCTGCATCAGTCCAGGGAGCAGACCGCCCGGCTGCAGAGAGACATGCAAGGGCTGAAGGATGTGCTGTACAG ACTGAACGTCCAACTGTCAAGATATCAAGAGAAACTGCGTGTCAACATCCAAAACATAGCATCAGAGCAGGACAAGAGTAAAGTCGAGCGGTCCCATTTGGACTCCCTCATCGCCACAAGTCTAGGGTACAAGGGAACAG AGGTTGTCAACACGGAAGAAAGTCAACCGAAGAGCGGGACGGAAGATCAGCCGCAGACTGCGAGGCTTGTGGACCTTTCTGGGCTACTCAGTGCACAAGCATTAG CACCCCTTTTTGACGCCTATCAAGAGAATTTGCAAGAAAAAGACAGCCTCATTTTAGACTATGAAAAACAATTcgagaaaataaacaaaaagtcaAAACAAATTGTCGATGAAAACAAAGGTTTGGTCGAAAAAGTGGCCACTTTAGAGCAAGAAGTCGCGCAAGTGAGACAGAGCTATAAGAAGCTGGTGGTCGAGAAAGAGACGGCTGATATAGAAAGAGCTACGCTGTCGGAAAGGGCTGAAAGGGCGGAGTCTAAGTTAAAAGAGGTTTATGAGTTATATGAAGATAAAA TGGCTGCCATGATGCGTGACTACGAAACCGTCCATCGGGAATATTTCGGTCTGAAGACGGCTCTAGAAGCTTCGGAGGGCAAGATGGCGCAGCTTAACGTGCTGCGTACGCGCACCGTGCCCGCCGACCTGCACGAGCGAAGACTGCAGCACTGCTCTAG GCTACTAGAAGAATTAAAGCATCAATACAGCATGGAAAACGAGCGGAAAACAGAGCAGATTGGCAAGTTGCAGCAACAGTTGCGCAGTTCGGAGGAGCGTTGCGGGGACGCGGCAAGCGCGCTCGCAGCTACCAAAGACGAGCTAACTGTCGCACTCAAAAACGTCCG GCTGTACCGGAAGGCGGCGGTGATATTCCGTCAGCGCATGCGCGCGGCGGCAGCTCGGGCGCAGCGCGTGCGACGCAGCGTGAAGACGCAAAACGCAGAGCCGCTCAAGAGGGCGCTCGATACGCTCGAGCGGATTAAGCGGGAGATCAAG GAAGTAAAATCTCGCGCTCATTGTTCACTGGAGGAGTTAGAGCGACGTATTTTGGAGCAGGAACGCCGTGCTGCCTCGGCCCAAGTCGAATACAG GAGAGAATTGGAGCGGGCTAACCTGGCCCTAGAACACAAGGAGGGAATCATACGGAGCCTCATTGACAAAGTGGCCGACGTCGAAGAAGTCAG GCTGAGCCAAACCAACGCGCATCGCTTGCAAGGCATAGTGTCGGACTCGTCTCCTGAACGGACCGGCTCCCCGGATGAACAGGACCGTGCCGGCAAAACGCCGGGACCCGGCTATTCGCAGGATAGGAAAAGAAGAGAAAGGGATAGAATAAAGTAA
- the LOC141441592 gene encoding uncharacterized protein isoform X3 — protein sequence MMEDGFCPSSPKVLLRKSKKCLAHISPEKLTFSGNFTAHHRHFDIRATEKRASMRRDILNTVVKRTESRLLEGTDEVPSKLIDENPMYEDPRDLVGEKPPKPPRKRTIQAVAMTSPRPSRENKSLLKEQKRKLSKKYEGLITTLIGRCEESVVVIAEKDSQMLKLKDKLKTVLEYNKLFADENDQLKSQYSTLVEYVEECKTALKEERERNSELVAKCKELGDRVKQFDVPDKELTEAIPLVEVCMSCSSRQILLHQSREQTARLQRDMQGLKDVLYRLNVQLSRYQEKLRVNIQNIASEQDKSKVERSHLDSLIATSLGYKGTEVVNTEESQPKSGTEDQPQTARLVDLSGLLSAQALAPLFDAYQENLQEKDSLILDYEKQFEKINKKSKQIVDENKGLVEKVATLEQEVAQVRQSYKKLVVEKETADIERATLSERAERAESKLKEVYELYEDKMAAMMRDYETVHREYFGLKTALEASEGKMAQLNVLRTRTVPADLHERRLQHCSRLLEELKHQYSMENERKTEQIGKLQQQLRSSEERCGDAASALAATKDELTVALKNVRLYRKAAVIFRQRMRAAAARAQRVRRSVKTQNAEPLKRALDTLERIKREIKAEPNQRASLARHSVGLVS from the exons ATGATGGAAGATGGTTTTTGTCCTTCGAGTCCTAAG GTGTTGCTAAGGAAATCTAAGAAATGTCTAGCTCACATAAGTCCGGAAAAGCTCACATTTTCCGGTAACTTCACAGCTCACCATAGACACTTTGACATCAGAGCTACGGAGAAACGAGCCAGCATGAGAAGGGATATACTGAACACTGTTGTAAAGAGAACCGAGTCAAGATTGCTGGAGGGTACTGACGAGGTTCCCAGTAAATTGATTGATGAGAATCCAATGTATGAAGACCCTAGAGATCTTGTTG GAGAGAAACCCCCGAAGCCCCCGCGCAAGCGCACCATACAAGCCGTCGCGATGACGTCGCCGCGCCCCAGTCGCGAGAATAAATCCTTGCTCAAGGAACAGAAGAGGAAGCTGTCAAAGAAGTATGAGGGGCTCATAACGACGCTTATTGGTCGGTGCGAGGAGAGTGTGGTTGTG ATAGCAGAAAAAGACTCGCAAATGTTAAAACTCAAAGACAAACTAAAGACAGTGCTAGAGTACAACAAGCTGTTTGCCGACGAAAATGACCAGCTAAAGAGCCAGTACTCAACACTAGTGGAATACGTGGAAGAGTGTAAGACAGCGCTGAAGGAGGAAAGGGAAAGGAATAGCGAGTTAGTCGCTAAGTGCAAGGAGTTGGGCGATAGGGTGAAGCAGTTTGATGTACCTGACAAAG AGCTCACGGAAGCCATCCCGCTGGTGGAGGTATGCATGAGTTGCAGCAGCCGTCAAATCCTGCTGCATCAGTCCAGGGAGCAGACCGCCCGGCTGCAGAGAGACATGCAAGGGCTGAAGGATGTGCTGTACAG ACTGAACGTCCAACTGTCAAGATATCAAGAGAAACTGCGTGTCAACATCCAAAACATAGCATCAGAGCAGGACAAGAGTAAAGTCGAGCGGTCCCATTTGGACTCCCTCATCGCCACAAGTCTAGGGTACAAGGGAACAG AGGTTGTCAACACGGAAGAAAGTCAACCGAAGAGCGGGACGGAAGATCAGCCGCAGACTGCGAGGCTTGTGGACCTTTCTGGGCTACTCAGTGCACAAGCATTAG CACCCCTTTTTGACGCCTATCAAGAGAATTTGCAAGAAAAAGACAGCCTCATTTTAGACTATGAAAAACAATTcgagaaaataaacaaaaagtcaAAACAAATTGTCGATGAAAACAAAGGTTTGGTCGAAAAAGTGGCCACTTTAGAGCAAGAAGTCGCGCAAGTGAGACAGAGCTATAAGAAGCTGGTGGTCGAGAAAGAGACGGCTGATATAGAAAGAGCTACGCTGTCGGAAAGGGCTGAAAGGGCGGAGTCTAAGTTAAAAGAGGTTTATGAGTTATATGAAGATAAAA TGGCTGCCATGATGCGTGACTACGAAACCGTCCATCGGGAATATTTCGGTCTGAAGACGGCTCTAGAAGCTTCGGAGGGCAAGATGGCGCAGCTTAACGTGCTGCGTACGCGCACCGTGCCCGCCGACCTGCACGAGCGAAGACTGCAGCACTGCTCTAG GCTACTAGAAGAATTAAAGCATCAATACAGCATGGAAAACGAGCGGAAAACAGAGCAGATTGGCAAGTTGCAGCAACAGTTGCGCAGTTCGGAGGAGCGTTGCGGGGACGCGGCAAGCGCGCTCGCAGCTACCAAAGACGAGCTAACTGTCGCACTCAAAAACGTCCG GCTGTACCGGAAGGCGGCGGTGATATTCCGTCAGCGCATGCGCGCGGCGGCAGCTCGGGCGCAGCGCGTGCGACGCAGCGTGAAGACGCAAAACGCAGAGCCGCTCAAGAGGGCGCTCGATACGCTCGAGCGGATTAAGCGGGAGATCAAG GCTGAGCCAAACCAACGCGCATCGCTTGCAAGGCATAGTGTCGGACTCGTCTCCTGA
- the LOC141441592 gene encoding uncharacterized protein isoform X1 — MMEDGFCPSSPKVLLRKSKKCLAHISPEKLTFSGNFTAHHRHFDIRATEKRASMRRDILNTVVKRTESRLLEGTDEVPSKLIDENPMYEDPRDLVGEKPPKPPRKRTIQAVAMTSPRPSRENKSLLKEQKRKLSKKYEGLITTLIGRCEESVVVIAEKDSQMLKLKDKLKTVLEYNKLFADENDQLKSQYSTLVEYVEECKTALKEERERNSELVAKCKELGDRVKQFDVPDKELTEAIPLVEVCMSCSSRQILLHQSREQTARLQRDMQGLKDVLYRLNVQLSRYQEKLRVNIQNIASEQDKSKVERSHLDSLIATSLGYKGTEVVNTEESQPKSGTEDQPQTARLVDLSGLLSAQALAPLFDAYQENLQEKDSLILDYEKQFEKINKKSKQIVDENKGLVEKVATLEQEVAQVRQSYKKLVVEKETADIERATLSERAERAESKLKEVYELYEDKMAAMMRDYETVHREYFGLKTALEASEGKMAQLNVLRTRTVPADLHERRLQHCSRLLEELKHQYSMENERKTEQIGKLQQQLRSSEERCGDAASALAATKDELTVALKNVRLYRKAAVIFRQRMRAAAARAQRVRRSVKTQNAEPLKRALDTLERIKREIKEVKSRAHCSLEELERRILEQERRAASAQVEYRRELERANLALEHKEGIIRSLIDKVADVEEVRLSQTNAHRLQGIVSDSSPERTGSPDEQDRAGKTPGPGYSQDRKRRERDRIK, encoded by the exons ATGATGGAAGATGGTTTTTGTCCTTCGAGTCCTAAG GTGTTGCTAAGGAAATCTAAGAAATGTCTAGCTCACATAAGTCCGGAAAAGCTCACATTTTCCGGTAACTTCACAGCTCACCATAGACACTTTGACATCAGAGCTACGGAGAAACGAGCCAGCATGAGAAGGGATATACTGAACACTGTTGTAAAGAGAACCGAGTCAAGATTGCTGGAGGGTACTGACGAGGTTCCCAGTAAATTGATTGATGAGAATCCAATGTATGAAGACCCTAGAGATCTTGTTG GAGAGAAACCCCCGAAGCCCCCGCGCAAGCGCACCATACAAGCCGTCGCGATGACGTCGCCGCGCCCCAGTCGCGAGAATAAATCCTTGCTCAAGGAACAGAAGAGGAAGCTGTCAAAGAAGTATGAGGGGCTCATAACGACGCTTATTGGTCGGTGCGAGGAGAGTGTGGTTGTG ATAGCAGAAAAAGACTCGCAAATGTTAAAACTCAAAGACAAACTAAAGACAGTGCTAGAGTACAACAAGCTGTTTGCCGACGAAAATGACCAGCTAAAGAGCCAGTACTCAACACTAGTGGAATACGTGGAAGAGTGTAAGACAGCGCTGAAGGAGGAAAGGGAAAGGAATAGCGAGTTAGTCGCTAAGTGCAAGGAGTTGGGCGATAGGGTGAAGCAGTTTGATGTACCTGACAAAG AGCTCACGGAAGCCATCCCGCTGGTGGAGGTATGCATGAGTTGCAGCAGCCGTCAAATCCTGCTGCATCAGTCCAGGGAGCAGACCGCCCGGCTGCAGAGAGACATGCAAGGGCTGAAGGATGTGCTGTACAG ACTGAACGTCCAACTGTCAAGATATCAAGAGAAACTGCGTGTCAACATCCAAAACATAGCATCAGAGCAGGACAAGAGTAAAGTCGAGCGGTCCCATTTGGACTCCCTCATCGCCACAAGTCTAGGGTACAAGGGAACAG AGGTTGTCAACACGGAAGAAAGTCAACCGAAGAGCGGGACGGAAGATCAGCCGCAGACTGCGAGGCTTGTGGACCTTTCTGGGCTACTCAGTGCACAAGCATTAG CACCCCTTTTTGACGCCTATCAAGAGAATTTGCAAGAAAAAGACAGCCTCATTTTAGACTATGAAAAACAATTcgagaaaataaacaaaaagtcaAAACAAATTGTCGATGAAAACAAAGGTTTGGTCGAAAAAGTGGCCACTTTAGAGCAAGAAGTCGCGCAAGTGAGACAGAGCTATAAGAAGCTGGTGGTCGAGAAAGAGACGGCTGATATAGAAAGAGCTACGCTGTCGGAAAGGGCTGAAAGGGCGGAGTCTAAGTTAAAAGAGGTTTATGAGTTATATGAAGATAAAA TGGCTGCCATGATGCGTGACTACGAAACCGTCCATCGGGAATATTTCGGTCTGAAGACGGCTCTAGAAGCTTCGGAGGGCAAGATGGCGCAGCTTAACGTGCTGCGTACGCGCACCGTGCCCGCCGACCTGCACGAGCGAAGACTGCAGCACTGCTCTAG GCTACTAGAAGAATTAAAGCATCAATACAGCATGGAAAACGAGCGGAAAACAGAGCAGATTGGCAAGTTGCAGCAACAGTTGCGCAGTTCGGAGGAGCGTTGCGGGGACGCGGCAAGCGCGCTCGCAGCTACCAAAGACGAGCTAACTGTCGCACTCAAAAACGTCCG GCTGTACCGGAAGGCGGCGGTGATATTCCGTCAGCGCATGCGCGCGGCGGCAGCTCGGGCGCAGCGCGTGCGACGCAGCGTGAAGACGCAAAACGCAGAGCCGCTCAAGAGGGCGCTCGATACGCTCGAGCGGATTAAGCGGGAGATCAAG GAAGTAAAATCTCGCGCTCATTGTTCACTGGAGGAGTTAGAGCGACGTATTTTGGAGCAGGAACGCCGTGCTGCCTCGGCCCAAGTCGAATACAG GAGAGAATTGGAGCGGGCTAACCTGGCCCTAGAACACAAGGAGGGAATCATACGGAGCCTCATTGACAAAGTGGCCGACGTCGAAGAAGTCAG GCTGAGCCAAACCAACGCGCATCGCTTGCAAGGCATAGTGTCGGACTCGTCTCCTGAACGGACCGGCTCCCCGGATGAACAGGACCGTGCCGGCAAAACGCCGGGACCCGGCTATTCGCAGGATAGGAAAAGAAGAGAAAGGGATAGAATAAAGTAA